The Mytilus galloprovincialis chromosome 2, xbMytGall1.hap1.1, whole genome shotgun sequence genome has a window encoding:
- the LOC143062816 gene encoding phytanoyl-CoA dioxygenase domain-containing protein 1-like, with protein sequence MALTEKQVQKFMEDGYLLIENFMTDAESDIIREECGKIVDEMNPDEHNTVFTTLEMKRTSDDYFLNSGDKIRFFFEDGARDEQGKLKVEKHLSLNKIGHALHVLNPVFKKLTFDERIKAIAKSISLVDPVVCQSMYIFKQPGIGGEVIPHQDATFLHTDPMKLFGIWIALEDAKEENGCLYFIPGSHKSGIYGNRRMIRNPDKSEGQPTCTFRGEAEKFDDNKWVPAPVKKGGLVLIHGEVVHKSEKNTSDKSRNIYTFHVYDQKNTKYSEENWLQPSEAVPFTPLYDTSPE encoded by the exons ATGGCACTTACAGAAAAACAAGTTCAAAAG ttTATGGAAGATGGATATCTCCTTATTGAGAATTTCATGACAGATGCAGAGTCAGACATTATACGGGAGGAATGTGGTAAAATTGTAGATGAAATGAATCCAGATGAACATAACACAGTATTTACAACACTTGAAATGAAAAGG ACATCAGATGATTACTTTCTTAATAGTGGTGACAAAATAAGATTCTTTTTTGAAGATGGAGCTAGAGATGAACAAG GAAAATTAAAAGTAGAGAAACACCTTTCACTGAATAAGATTGGTCATG caTTACATGTACTGAATCCAGTTTTTAAAAAGTTGACATTTGATGAAAGAATAaag GCAATAGCTAAGTCAATCAGTCTTGTTGATCCTGTTGTATGTCAGAGTATGTACATTTTTAAG CAACCAGGAATAGGAGGAGAAG TTATTCCTCATCAAGATGCCACCTTTCTTCACACTGATCCTATGAAGTTATTTGGAATCTGGATAGCATTGGAAGATGCCAAGGAAGAAAATGGATGTCTATATTTTATTCCAGGATCTCATAAAA GTGGTATCTATGGCAACAGAAGAATGATCAGAAACCCCGATAAGAGTGAAGGACAGCCTACATGTACATTCAGAGGTGAAGCAGAAAAGTTTGATGACAACAAGTGGGTACCTGCACCAGTCAAGAAAG GTGGCCTCGTTCTGATACATGGTGAGGTGGTTCATAAGAGTGAAAAGAATACATCAGATAAGTCACGCAATATCTACACCTTTCATGTCTATGaccaaaaaaatacaaagtattCAGAGGAAAATTG gcTACAACCATCAGAAGCAGTACCATTCACACCACTGTATGACACGTCTCCTGAATGA